From the Hemitrygon akajei chromosome 24, sHemAka1.3, whole genome shotgun sequence genome, the window CCcatactgtttattgttcttgtgttaaaatgcttttgtgggattatggtgggaagttccaatTCAtttttgttacattttagcttgggtcaTACAGTTTTTTGCTtttgtatttgtgggtcaccctaactgtaagCGGGGTGTGTGATGGCCACCTCCCCCATCGgtgtgagactggttgggttcactctctaGGTCATGGTGCCTGGTCTGTTTGAGTCTATCACAATAAAACGGTTGTTGAGTTAAAGAGCTTCcttgtctgtcattatggactAAATGCTCACCATAGTATAAACTAAAAGTTCATTAGATAACCTTTTTCTAATTGACACCTGAAATTCTGGGCCATAGACTGCTGCACTGGCGTCATGGGACGCGGGCGTTTAGAACCATCTGTAAacaattgggaacagatgttctcagggaaacgtacggaagaaatgtggcaaatgttcaggggatatttgagtggagttatgcaataggtatgttccaatgagacagggagaggatggtagggtacaggaactgtggtgtacaaaggctgttgtaaatctagtcaagaagaagagcttacataaggttaaaaaaacttggtaatgataaggatctagaaaattataaggcttgcAGGAAGTAGCATAAGAAAGAaaataggagagccagaagagggcatgagaaagccttgaCAGACAGGAaacaggaaaaccccaaggcattctacaactatgtgaaaagcaagacgataagacatgagagaatagtgagacagtggaaaagtgtgtatggaaccggaggtacttaatgagtactttgcttcagtattcactacggaaaaggatcttggcgattgtagggatgacttacatcggactgaaaagtttgaacatgtagatattaagaaagaggatgtgctggagcttttggaaagcatcaagttcggTGAGTCaacgggactggatgagatgtaccccaggctactgtgggaggtgaggaaggagattgctgagcctctggcgatgatttttgcataatcaatgaggacaggagaggttccaaaggattggagggttgtggatgttactccattattcaagaaagggagtagagatagcccaggaaattatagatcagtgagtcttaattcagtggttgataagttgatggagaagttcctgagaggcaggatttatgaacatttggagtagcataatatgattaggaatagtcaacatggctttgtgaaaggcaggttgtgccttatgagcctgattgaattttttgaggatgtgactaagtacattgatgaaggtagagcagtggatgtagtggatatggatttcagcaaggcatttgacaaggtaccccatgcaaggcttattgagaaagtaaggaggcataggatccaagggggtattgctttgtggatcaaaaATTGGCTTGCCCAGAAAGGGCAAAGAgcagttgtagatgggtcataatctgcatggaggtcggtaacctgtggtgtgcttcagggatctgttctgggagccctactcctcatgatttttataaatgacctggatgaggaagtggagggatgggttagtaaatttgctgatgacacaaaggttgggggtgttgtggacagtgtggagggctgtcagatgttacagcgggacattgataggatgcaaaactgggctgaaaagagGCAGTtggagtttaactcagataagtgaggtggttcatttttgtaggtcaagtatgatggcataatatagtattaatggtaagactctcaggagtgggatcagagggatcttgggatccaaggcCATAgcatactcaaagctgctgtgcaggttgccTCTGTAGTTGAGAAAGCATACAgtatattggtcttcatcaactgtgggattgagtttatgagctgagatgtaatgttgcagctatataggaccctgttcagaccccacttggagtactgtgctcagttctggccacctcactacaggaaggatgtggaaactatagaaagggtgcagaggagatctacaaggatgttgcctggactgtggagcgtgccttatgagaagaggttgagtgaacttggcattttTTCCTTGtagtgacagagaatgagaggtgatctgatggaggtgtataagatgatgaaaggcattgatcgtgtggatagtcagaggtttttttcccttggctgaaatggctagcacgagagggcacagttttaaggtgcttggaaatacgtacagaggagatgtcaggggtaagttttttttacgcagagagtggtgaatacgtggaatgggctgctgacaatggtggtggaggtggatacgatggggtcttttaagagattcctggacatgtacatggagctgagaaaaaatagaggactatgggtaaccctaggtaatttctaaagtaagtacttgttaggcacagcattgtgggctgaagggcctgtatcatactctaggttttctatgtttctgatggAATAATTCCATCCTATTGATGAAGCATTTAGACACCACTACTTCAGTTACACACCAGGCACATTCTGACACTCCTCTCCCAAAGAGTTAAATCTATCCCAGGTAAAGGAAATAGCAAGGGAAGAATAATGGATAAAGCCACACTAGGGGTATAGGTCAGATTAGACAGAGCCATGTTCTCTGCCTGGTCGTTTGCTCCCCACCCAAAATGCAATTCTTGCAATCTTGATGATCCCAACAATCTTTCAATATATTGAGTTGGAGGATCATCCTCATGACCTCTGAGGTGTAACAAATAATACATCTGCGTCTTTCGCAAGTACAATGGCATCAGCATTTCTACCTGCAGAGCAGAAACAGAAGACCGAACAGCATCACAAACAGATGTAAAGCTGGCCTTGGATAACATCCAGCCATTTCAAAAGAAAGGGGGCAGCGGGTCCATAGGACCAACAGCATTATCGAAGACAGTTCTAATTAATGCACAATACAAAGTAATCATAGATACCCTATTAGCCCCCAAGGGTCTAAGAGGTCAAATGTCCATTCTCCTTTGGTGAGCGCAATAAGCCAATCAGAGAGTCACCTTTTTCGCCAATGAAAAGAAAGCAGCAAGAAAGGCGCCGAAAGTAACTGTCAGTTCCCCGGAAGCCCTGAAATTTGAAAAGCCCGCCGAAAAAGTTCAATAGTTAACAATAATATCCAATGATTTATTAATTCGAGCAAGATTTATTTTATGGTAAGAGCCCAGCTCACCAGTTTGAATGTTTCTGATCATTTGGCTCACAAAAGCCGATCCAGTTTATATTCGAATTGAGTCTGTATGAACGTCTGTGCATGTTTCTCTTGTCAGACTTCTCTATTAAACTGCGGTCCAAGGCCAGATTGCAACGcgaaaaaaaatgtttttagcAAGAATTGGAATTCTATTATATGCAGAATAGTGTCCCCGTGAAACGGGATTAAATGCTAGACTGTATTTAATAAAGCCCATTCTCTAGCAGCCGCAAATCCCTGGAAACCTTGCCCAAAACAGACGTACACGCAGGGGTGTGAGACAGGGACATGCCGATGGCGAGGGAAAGGTTATATCCCTAATGTTGGCACATTATTATTGATTTTTGTTTCATGAAGAAGGCCGAGCGTCTGAGAAGATACAGGGACGCCTTATTGATTAAAACACACAGAACGTCAGAGGGGAATGCGTTTTGGTAACGTAAATGTTAGTGTACAAGAAATGACAGCCCTTTCCATAGTCGGTTTGgtggctcttaaaagagccttttGTTGAGCTTGGTACCGAAGCCAGATTTAGGCGCGCTCCCCGCGGATGCGGCGGGCCAGCTGGATGTCTTTGGGCATGATGGTGACTCGCTTGGCATGGATGGCGCACAGATTGGTGTCCTCGAAGAGCCCCACCAGATAAGCTTCGCTGGCCTCCTGCAGAGCCATGACGGCCGAGCTCTGGAAGCGCAAGTCGGTCTTGAAGTCCTGAGCGATTTCTCGGACCAGGCGCTGGAAGGGCAATTTGCGGATGAGCAGCTCGGTGGATTTCTGGTAGCGCCGGATCTCCCTCAGAGCCACGGTGCCGGGCCGGTAGCGATGAGGCTTCTTCACTCCGCCCGTGGCTGGTGCGCTCTTTCGCGCCGCTTTGGTCGCCAGCTGTTTGCGGGGAGCTTTCCCGCCAGTCGATTTACGCGCTGTTTGCTTGGTACGGGCCATTCTCTTTCAGCAGTACAAAGGCAGCTTCAAACACCAGGATAAGACTGTCGGAGGAGCAGCAGGAACCGGCTTTTTAAAGAGAAGATGAAGGGCCGCCCCACTCTTTGATTGgttacaaaggagatgtccaTTGTAGCATCTCAGCATTGCGATTGGCTGCTTTTCCATCACGTTTGAAGCtggccggtgtggggggagatgatGGTGTCATCTCTGACCAAAtatggaaactgcagacagagtCAGAATTCAGCCAGTCTGACCCAAGTGATTGGATGCCTGTTCAATTTCAAATCGCCCGCCATTTCCAAGGGTAAGCGGGCTTCTTAAATTGAATAGAATCACGAATTCTCAAATTCCACCTTCAATTAAATCACCGATTTTCTGCCCTCAAATAGCTGAATCTGAATGTTTGCAGTTTTACTGAATAGCTTCTCGAGGTGAGTGAATTCAGTCTTGCTGGAAAAGGGAGGACAGGCAGAGGATTTAGGTCGATTTTACTTTACCACATGTTCAAAATGGTTTGGGGGGAAAAAGAGCAACAAAAGGACTGCAGGAACCAACGCCGAACTGAAAATCTGCTCAATATATCTACAAAATATTCATTACAACCAAATAATTAAATTCTTTATCTCTTCCCGCTCCAAATCGCTGTTCAAAGGCAAACCGACTGCCGCCGTCTCATTTTATACACAGCGCGCTGAGCTATACAGCgttagagtgttagagcagaGACCTCTATTTTCTAGCGCCCTCCCGACATTATTACAACCCTAAATTTTCTAGCTCTTTCCTGGGAGATGTGAGTGGCTCTTAGAAGAGCCTTTGGTTTCAGGTGTTTAAAGTTGCGgtttttatttactttttggCTGCCGCCTTGGCTTTCACGGATTTCGCCTTTGGTTTGGGTTTTGCCGACTTCTTGGCCGCCTTCGCCTTCGGAGCTGAAGTCTTCTTGGGGCTCTTGGGCTTCTTCGCAGACTTCTTGGCCGCAGTTTTCTTAGCTGCCGCCTTTTTAGCGGCCGGTTTCTTACCACTTTGTTTCTTGGCGGGAGATTTCTTTGCTGTTTTCTTGGCCGCAGTTTTCTTGATCGCTGGCTTCTTGATCTGTGATTTCTTAGCCGCTGGTTTCTTCACTTTTTTTGCGATTTTCGCCGTACTGTCCTTTTTAGCGGCCTTCAAGGAGCCGGAGGCACCTGTGCCCTTGGTGTGAACCAGGGAGCCGCTTTCCAACTTCCTTTTAATGACCATCTTGATCTGATTTTTGAGTTTTTCCACATCGACGCCGTTAGCGGCCAACTCCTTCTTTATCGCGACTATGGACACCCCTCGGTGACTGCGGCAATCCGCCACAATCTTGTAGATCTGTTCGCCCAGTTTGGGACCGGCTGGCTTGGTCCGGGCGGTAGTCTTCTTCTTCTTGGGAGTCTTGGTTGCAGCGGCAGGCGCCGCTGGAGGAGCGACTTCGGCAGCTGCGGTCTCGGTCATGTCGGCGACTCTGCACAAACTCTCCCAAAACTCAGAAATGAGTGAGAAATGAAGCGAGAGGCGGCGGTGCAGAGCAATTTAAAGGCAGCGAGCGGACGGGGCGGGGACATCCTGCTGTCAGCTCCCGTTCGCTCCGTCTCTCTGTGTTTCTTTCTCCTCAAAAACTCCCCTATTCCAATTAAAATCAggcacccccatcacccagacagcTCTCCGTCCGTGCCCGAGGCCGGATTCTTTGCTGTGAAGAAAGTTTAATCCGAATTAAAGGCAACAGTTTCCATACAAGTCCGTTTCACTGCCGCATTGACTTCGTTCTCACCCGCGACCGCCGGCATGTTCGCTGTTTTCCGACTGTAATATTGAAACTAACCAAAAACTTGCGGTTAATTCCTACTTCAGGACTGAGCTGGAGAACCGGGCCATCCCGtggcaaggattttttttttattttccacaGGAGGGACGGCGAAATCCGGCGATGTGTTCGGACTCACAAACACAGCCGCGTCGCATTCAAAATGTCAACGGTTTTATCGGGTTTTTGTCTTGCAATATTTAATTTAAGcactttatttgtttatttatgtgtaatccatCAATAGATTTCATTCTATTTTCATAAGTTGTTATGTGCTATATGTGTTTATGGTGCTTTACACCCTGGACCGGAGAAACGACTAGTTTGACGGTATGCATGAATATtgtcaaatgacaataaacttcacttgagAGTCACACCAGTCTGAGCTGCCATGCCAACCTCCTCAATgaacctcttttttttttaaacccgaGCCTCATTATTTCTCATTTGCCAAGGTTCTCCAAACCTGTCAGGTTACCCTGCACCCCAACGGGAACATTCTGTTCCCGGACACTTCTTGTCCCACTTCTGAATACTTCCCACTTGCCATTCATCGTCGAAAAAGAGATTTTGGAGAATAACATTGAGAATTGAAGATCTGAATTATGTGACGGTATTGGGTTTGCTGCCTGCGAACTTCTAACTCAAGCGAAGATATAAGACCTATCAGATATAAATAGCCACCAGTGCTCTCACTAAATGGAGATAATACTGTagctacccaatcttcaaagaatAGATCATTCTCCATGGTGCGTTCAGCTGTCTATACCCACTATTTTTGTGGTGGGCCTgctctccctaccaaggagatgATACTTGCAGCCAACAAAGTTGTTTAAAAGAAATGTTGCTGATGCTGGCAATCCAATGTAAACAACATACAACAACGTACACAAAACGCTgtaggagctcaacaggtcaggggaCATCCATGGAAAATAAGCAGTCGACACTTTGggcgagacccttcctcagaactggaaagcaagggggaacaaatacaaaataaaatggtAGGGTTGGGAAGAaggatagccagaaggtgataggttaagCCAAGTGGGTAAGAAAGGttggagatgaggagagtggacgacaggaaaaagggaggaggagaagcACCAGGGTGAGAGGAGGTAAGAAGTCAGAACGGGAaattgaggaagatggagggattttttttttaaccgggaggagaaatcaatattcatagcATCAATTTAGAGGCCACtcaagatggaatataaagtgtttctCCTACAgcctggagggggggggggggggggctcattGCAGCGTAAGAGTAGGCCATGGAATTGGCgactcagaatgggaatgggaattaatgTTTTGGGCCACCCCGAAGTTGCTCAACGAAGCAGTCCGCCAacttacaatgggtctcaccaatgtagaggccgCGTCAGGAACAtctgatacagtagatgaccccagtgGGTTCACGGGtgcagtgttgcctcacctggaaggtctgtttggggtcctgaatggaggtgaggggggaggcaAGGGGACAGGTCTAGCACTTTGGCTGCTTTCAGGGATAAGTGGCAAAAGGGAGATTAGTCAGGgtggatgaatgaacaaggaaaTCATGGGTGAGTAGAGTGGGAGAAGGTAAAGTTATATTtgatggtaggatccctttggagatggtgggagTTGCACAGAATGATGCAGTTTAAAGTAGTTTAAAACAATTTATTTGCAGTTTATTTCCAAATTagaaaccatttctaaaacacaaagcatTTCCAAAGCATAAAGCATTTCTTAAACACAAAGAATAAAGCAtcaaggatttccaaaacacaggtataattcctataaactaaaacAACATATCAATAATTTGCAGAAAAATGAATCTGTTGCAGAAACCAAAGCTGGAGGAATGGATTCTTGTTCACCCTGTATTTCTTCCATAATTCCTGATGTTCCTCACCTCATTCCTAAATGGCCTGAACTGCTCTCTGCATTTATACCCTTTTTCCTCTCATTTGGTTGACTTCAGATGTATCTATTTCCCCAGATATCCTTTCAGCACAAATACTCTAAAATATTTTGGGG encodes:
- the LOC140715793 gene encoding histone H3; amino-acid sequence: MARTKQTARKSTGGKAPRKQLATKAARKSAPATGGVKKPHRYRPGTVALREIRRYQKSTELLIRKLPFQRLVREIAQDFKTDLRFQSSAVMALQEASEAYLVGLFEDTNLCAIHAKRVTIMPKDIQLARRIRGERA
- the LOC140715791 gene encoding histone H1-like translates to MTETAAAEVAPPAAPAAATKTPKKKKTTARTKPAGPKLGEQIYKIVADCRSHRGVSIVAIKKELAANGVDVEKLKNQIKMVIKRKLESGSLVHTKGTGASGSLKAAKKDSTAKIAKKVKKPAAKKSQIKKPAIKKTAAKKTAKKSPAKKQSGKKPAAKKAAAKKTAAKKSAKKPKSPKKTSAPKAKAAKKSAKPKPKAKSVKAKAAAKK